In Megalobrama amblycephala isolate DHTTF-2021 linkage group LG10, ASM1881202v1, whole genome shotgun sequence, one DNA window encodes the following:
- the LOC125277522 gene encoding uncharacterized protein LOC125277522, translating into MFVLGLLTCIVLRAFSAQAKVVRTFDECKQFFYKETAPRGMDQNTKIICQMYEQGGSYYATLYYSDHHRIPLYSAYTFDSSCSSATGRTDDWHIEPQISQPRSQIDHMVLEKDSNKDIIKRNQAISKDYTDTGYDRGHLNPNSFQCNEGRLATFTLTNAAPMDACFNRVHWKNWETTLRSFLKPMLVNHDATAYIVTGTVPDANLRIPQRGISEEPERVTVPSHIWTAVCYKHPDDRKSFSFGYMGKNQPEGDISLMTISNLNNRLGELYSEQSKTYRLIKIFDGDCFGDSNKLIMVQNAFQKLINLAVYRGVQMSSGIQTMYRAVKRTVSSDSIPEKKVKVSEMTVKLAFDSMSTYYTVVEDLKAFAGSACLITHAKPLLRKIVHDELRKREVSEGRDAVECLLVPEKQKTAADGSPCTSVTEFIYSCQCKSGSQTKPCCSSPCLYQDNLNSYRCYSGQTQIECSPRYSVVTAYGERCLDDHPCGTYGKDYYWCWTNYDLLYGFKWDYCSPPLWRSKAKNGKYCRSNHACAYYGSDYRWCYTDDKNNYDQCCISDDCFSTVTDKTCRSDHSCGYHGETYLWCYTDYKNNYDYCCKNCN; encoded by the exons ATGTTTGTTCTGGGTCTGCTCACCTGTATTGTGCTGAGAGCATTCAGTGCTCAGGCAAAAGTGGTCAGGACCTTTGATGAGTGCAAACAGTTTTTCTACAAAGAGACAGCACCAAGAGGGATGGATCAGAATACCAAGATAATCTGTCAGATGTACGAACAAGGAGGCTCTTATTACGCTACACTATACTACTCAGACCATCACAGGATTCCTCTCTACAGTGCCTACACATTTGACAGTTCATGCTCAAGTGCCACTGGGAGGACAGACGACTGGCACATCGAGCCTCAG ATTTCCCAACCTCGATCCCAAATTGACCATATGGTCCTTGAGAAGGATTCTAataaagacattattaaaaGAAATCAAGCCATCAGCAAAGACTACACCGACACCGGATATGATCGTGGACACCTGAACCCCAACAGCTTCCAATGCAATGAAGGCCGTTTGGCAACATTCACACTGACCAATGCAGCACCTATGGATGCGTGTTTCAACCGTGTCCACTGGAAGAACTGGGAGACCACTTTGAGGAGTTTTTTAAAACCTATGCTTGTTAATCATGATGCTACAGCCTACATTGTCACTGGTACGGTACCTGATGCGAATCTACGAATACCACAAAGGGGAATCTCTGAAGAACCTGAAAGGGTGACGGTGCCCTCTCACATCTGGACGGCTGTCTGTTATAAGCACCCTGATGACAGAAAGTCTTTCTCCTTCGGCTATATGGGGAAAAACCAGCCGGAAGGTGACATAAGTCTGATGACCATCTCAAACCTGAATAATCGACTTGGTGAACTCTATAGTGAGCAGTCAAAAACGTATCGgttaattaagatttttgatggTGATTGTTTTGGTGACAGTAATAAATTAATCATGGTCCAGAACGCATTTCAGAAATTAATTAATCTAGCCGTGTACCGAGGGGTCCAAATGAGCTCAGGCATACAAACTATGTATCGCGCAGTGAAAAGGACCgtcagcagtgacagcataccTGAAAAGAAAGTCAAGGTGAGTGAGATGACAGTAAAATTAGCTTTTGACAGCATGAGCACTTACTACACTGTAGTAGAGGATCTGAAGGCTTTTGCTGGAAGTGCTTGCCTTATAACTCATGCAAAGCCACTGTTAAGGAAAATTGTGCATGATGAGCTCAGAAAAAGGGAGGTATCTGAGGGGAGAGATGCTGTCGAATGCCTGCTGGTCCCAGAGAAGCAGAAGACTGCAGCTGATGGATCGCCCTGCACGAGTGTCACTGAGTTTATTTACAGCTGCCAATGCAAATCAGGAAGTCAAACTAAGCCCTGTTGCTCATCTCCCTGCCTGTACCAGGACAATCTCAATTCCTACAGGTGTTACTCAGGCCAGACGCAGATAGAGTGCTCACCCCGGTACTCAGTTGTCACGGCTTATGGAGAAAGATGCTTGGATGATCACCCCTGCGGCACATACGGCAAAGACTACTACTGGTGCTGGACCAATTATGATCTACTTTATGGCTTCAAGTGGGATTACTGCAGCCCTCCTCTGTGGAGAAGTAAGGCTAAAAATGGGAAGTACTGCCGCAGCAACCATGCCTGTGCCTACTATGGTTCAGATTATAGGTGGTGCTACACGGATGATAAAAACAATTACGATCAATGCTGTATTTCTGATGACTGCTTCTCCACTGTGACTGATAAAACATGCAGGTCTGATCACTCATGTGGCTACCATGGCGAAACATACCTGTGGTGCTATACAGATTATAAAAACAACTATGATTATTGTTGCAAAAATTGTAACTAG
- the LOC125277524 gene encoding otoraplin-like yields MSQWHQEFQLVSVTPETGCFSLKLECAAGLSSDWLSFTASVSLSVLLFTGECGSKKRFLLYNHLKMDKTRGLMFLFICVGLGCHMTHAARMEKLANIKICADKDCSYVISMAKALEDYVASDCRYINLRRGQMIYVYSKLKPVEGAGVFWSGSVYGDRYVDQMGVMGYFPSNYVNETHVFEKKTVEIPTTDMDFFCA; encoded by the exons ATGAGTCAGTGGCATCAAGAGTTTCAGCTGGTGAGTGTGACTCCGGAAACAGGTTGTTTTTCCCTGAAGCTGGAATGTGCGGCTggactctcttctgattggttgagcttCACTGCTTCTGTAAGTCTCTCAGTGCTGCTGTTCACTGGGGAATGTGGCAGTAAGAAGAGATTCCTCCTGTACAATCATTTGAAGATGGACAAAACACGCGGCCTGATGTTCCTTTTCATCTGTGTCGGACTCGGGTGTCACATGACACATGCTGCTCGCATGGAGAAACTGGCAAACATCAAGATCTGTGCAGACAAGGACTGTTCCT ATGTTATTTCAATGGCTAAAGCTCTGGAAGACTATGTGGCTTCAGACTGCAGGTACATAAACCTGAGAAGAGGTCAGATGATCTATGTGTACTCTAAACTCAAGCCTGTAGAGGGAGCTGGAGTCTTCTGGTCTGGAAGT GTTTACGGTGACCGTTATGTAGACCAGATGGGTGTCATGGGATATTTCCCCAGTAACTATGTCAATGAGACGCATGTTTTTGAGAAGAAAACTGTTGAGATCCCAACAACA GACATGGACTTCTTCTGTGCTTAA